ATGTCCCTGGCGTGAAGGTGATGCGTAGTGAAGGGCTAAATGTCTATGACATCCTCAAGTATGAAAAGTTGGTTCTGCTTGAAGGTGCCATAAAGAGCATCGAAGGGAGATTGCTCAAATGATTGATTACAATATCATCAAGCGGCCGATCCTGACCGAAAAAACCAATATACAGAAAGATCAATACAACCAGGTCACTTTCGAGGTTGACAGCCGCGCCAACCGTATTGAGGTAAAACGTGCCGTAGAACAGATATTCAACGTCAAGGTGGCCGATATACGGACTATGCATGTAGAGGGAAAATTCAAGCGTCGTGGACGTATATTAGGAAAGCGGCGTAACTGGAAAAAAGCGGTCGTTAAACTGATGCCCGGCCAGCGAATAGAGTTTTTTGAAGGGGCCTAAGGCTAGGAGTCACTGAAATGGGAATCAAACGAGTTCAACCGACATCCGCTGGAAGAAGATTTCAAACCTTCTCCGATTACGAAGAGATTTCAAAGAAGTCACCGGAGAAGAGCCTCATAAGAATCCTCAAGAAGAGCGGCGGCCGGAATAGCAACGGTCGCGTCACGGCCAGATGGCGAGGCGGCGGGCACAAACGTTATTACCGTCTTATCGATTTCAAACGCGATAAAGACGGAATCCCGGCAAAGGTTGCCGCCATCGAATATGATCCAAACCGCAGCGCCCGGATTGCATTGCTTCACTATGTGGATGGTGAAAAGCGATACATCCTGGCACCTGCCAAAATCACTGTCGGTGACTTCATCATGTCGGGACCAGAGGCGGATATCAAACCCGGTAACGCACTGCCGCTGGCCAACATCCCCTTGGGAACCCAGATCCACAACATCGAACTCAAGTTGGGGAAAGGGGGGCAGATTGTTCGAAGTGCCGGCAGTTTTGCACAGTTAATGGCAAAGGAAGACCCTTACGCCTTAGTCAAACTGCCATCCGGCGAAGTTCGCATGGTGCTGTTGAAATGCAAGGCGACCATCGGACAACTCGGGAACGTCGAGCACGAAAACCTCAGCATCGGAAAAGCAGGAAGGAAAAGATGGCTGGGGCGAAGACCCAAGGTGCGTGGTGTGGCCATGAACCCGGTTGACCACCCCATGGGCGGCGGCGAGGGGCGTTCTTCAGGCGGACGCCATCCATGTACCCCATGGGGGATACCGACCAAGGGTTACCGGACGAGAAACAACAAGTCCACTGATCGTTACATTGTAAAGCGCCGGAAGTAATCAAATAAATATGAGATTTCAAAGCAATACACGAAAGACACGAATAAGTTTAGACCAATTGCGGGATGTACAGGAGAAGATATGCCACGGTCATTGAAAAAAGGTCCGTTCATAGAAGACAATCTAATGAGCAAAGTCCTGATCGCACAAGAAAGCCGGAGTAACAGGGTGATTAAGACCTGGTCACGCCGCTCTACAATAATTCCGGAAATGGTTGGACTGACGCTGGCGGTTCACAACGGGCGTAAATTTCTTCCCGTCTTTGTGACTGAAAACATGGTCGGGCATAAATTGGGTGAGTTTTCCCCGACCCGCACCTTTTATGGGCATGCCGCAGATAAAAAATCCAAAAAGAAATAGGCAAGGGTTTAAGGAGCAGGGATCATGGAGGTAAGAGCAGTTGCCAAATATGTGCGCATCTCACCGCAAAAAGTCAGGCTCATTAGCGATGCAATCAAGGGCAAACCGGTAGAAAAGGCTCTGGCTACGATTAAATTCATGCCTCAGAAGGCAGCCGGTATCGTTGAGAAAGTGTTGCGGTCGGCTGTCGCCAATGCCGATCAGGTGCCGGACCTCGACATCGATGATTTGGTCGTTGGCAATGTAACCGCAGATGTCGGTCCGAGCCTTAAACGCTTCAGGGCAAGAGCCCGAGGCCGCGGTACCCGCATCATCAAGCGCACCAGTCATGTGACGGTCGTATTGACCGAGGTATAGTCGTCATTCAGAGGAGGAAACAGCTTGGGCCAAAAAGTCAACCCCATAGGATTAAGGCTGGGTATCATCAAAACATGGGAATCGAAATGGTACTCGGACAAAAAGTACGCCGATTACATCCAACAGGATTTTGAACTGCGCAATTTTGTAAAAGAAAAATTGTTTCATGCCGGTATTTCACGGATCGAAATTGAACGCTCGGCCAAGCGCATCCGTCTTAGAATCTACACGGCTAGACCCGGTATCGTCATCGGCAAAAAGGGCTCCGAAATCGAAAGGCTCAAGCAAGAGCTCGAAAAGAAAGTTTCCCAGGAAGTACTTATTGATATTCAAGAGGTGCGTAAGCCCGAGATTGATGCACAGCTGGTAGCTGAAAACGTGGCGATGCAGATCGAAAGACGGGTTGCTTTCCGGCGTGCCATGAAGCGTGGCGTCACCTCCGCTTTGAGGTTCGGCGCGCAGGGGGTTAAAATTATCTGTTCCGGGCGCTTGGGGGGAGCTGAAATGGCACGTACAGAATGGTACCGTGAAGGCCGGGTTCCTTTGCATACCCTGAGAGCAGATATTGATTACGGTTTTACCGAGGCCCGCACGACCTACGGCGCCATCGGCGTCAAGGTCTTTATCTTTAAAGGTGAAATTCTCAAGAAGGAAGACCAGCAACCCGAGAGCTAACGCTTTAATATCGATGTTCATATGCCGGCGCAACGTAAGGGCGACCGCAAGGCATCCTGAACCAGGAGAGTGGGAGTTATGTTAAGCCCAAAAAAAGTCAAATTTCGCAAACAACAAAAAGGCAAAATGAGAGGAACAGCCAGACGCGGGGCGACTCTCAACTTCGGTGAATTTGGATTGCAGGCTGTTGATTGCGGTTATATTAGCTCCAAACAGATCGAGGCCGCGCGTATCGCCATGACTCGCCACGTCAAACGCGGCGGGAAAATTTGGATTCGGATTTTTCCGGACAAGCCTGTAACCAAGAAACCGGCCGAAGTTCGAATGGGTAAAGGTAAAGGCGCTCCCGAGGGTTGGGTGGCGGTGATTCGACCAGGACGGGTTCTTTACGAAATGTCTGGCATATCGCGGGAAATGGCCCAAGAGGCATTGAGGTTGGCCGCACATAAGCTCACTATCAAAACACGTTTTGTAGAGAGGAGCGAAGTGATATGAAAGTAGAAGATATCAGAACGCTCAGTCAGGACGAAATGCGGCAGAAGTTAACCGATCTGAGGAAAGAGCTGTTTAATCTGCGTTTTCAACATGGTATCGGGCAGCTTGAGAATCCGCGTAAAATCAAGTTGATCCAAAAGGATATCGCGCGTATCTTCACGGTTTTGGGAGAGATGGCGCGAAACCCCAAGCAGATGGATAATTAGGGGCGCATATAATGAATACACGTGGAATGAAAAGACAGGTAACGGGAACCATCGTCAGCAATAAGATGGATAGAACAGTGGTCGTGGTTGTTGAGCGATTGGTCAAGCATCCATTGTACAAGAAATTCATCCGCAGGCAGCATAAATACATGGCCCACGACCAAGATAACGAGTGCCAAATCGGCGATCGGGTGCTCATTACCCAATCCCGACCCTTGAGCAAAACCAAGCGTTGGCGTGTCAGCCGGATCCTTGAGAGGGCGGTCTAACAGTAGAGGAATGAGAAAATGATTCAGAGCGAAACTAGACTTACTGTGGCAGACAACTCCGGAGCGCGCGTGTTGTACTGCATCAAAGTGTTGGGCGGGTCGCGTCGCCGATACGCCAGCATTGGCGACGTGATCGTCGTATCGGTAAAGGACGCCATCCCAAACGCCAAGGTCAAAAAAGGGGATGTCCATAAAGCTGTCATAGTGAGAACCTCCAAGGAGATCAGGCGCCCGGACGGATCCTACATTCGTTTTGACGACAATTCTGCGGTGCTTATTAATAATCAGCGCGAACCCTTGGGAACGCGTATTTTTGGCCCTGTCGCCAGGGAACTGCGTGCAAAACGCTTTATGAAGATTGTTTCGCTGGCCCCCGAGGTCTTATAGCGACGGAGTATAGCCCTATGCAGCGATATAATTGTAATCTAAAAAAGGACGATAAGGTCAAGGTCATTGCCGGCAAGGATAAAGGAAAAATCGGCAAGGTTATTAAGGTCGACCGAAAAAATGAGCGTGTCCTTGTTGAACATGTCAACATTGCAAAACGACATCAGCGTCCAACTGCTCAAAACCGGCAAGGCGGGATCGTAGAAAGTGAAGCCCCATTGCATTGGTCCAATGTTATGTTGGTTTGCAACAAGTGTGTAAAACCGGTTCGTGTGAAAATGCAACGGCTCGATGACGGCAAAAAAGTTCGCATATGCCGCAAGTGCAATGAGCAGATTGACGCCTAAGCGTCCTCAAAGGTGGCGTCATCTCGCGGAGGATTGGAATGTCACAGCTTCAAAAACAATATCAAGAGCAAATAGCGCCCAAGCTTAAAGAGAATTTCGAATATACCAACGTCCATCAGATCCCGAAGATTGACAAGGTCGTTTTGAACATGGGGCTGGGAGAGGCCATTCAGAATATCAAGATTCTGGATTCCGCAGTAGAGGAGCTCATGGCCATTGCCGGACAGCGACCGGTAGTCACCAGGGCAAAAAAATCCATAGCAGCATTCAAGCTTCGAGAGGGAATGCCGATCGGCTGCATGGTTACCCTGCGTGGTAAACGTATGTTCGATTTTCTGGATAAGCTCATTAACGTCGCCTTGCCCCGCGTTCGAGACTTTAGGGGGATTTCGCCCAAAGCTTTCGACGGTGCTGGAAACTATTCGCTCGGGGTCAGAGAACACATTATTTTTCCCGAGATAGATTACGATAAAATCGACAACATCAAAGGAATGAACATTACCATCGTAACCACTGCCAAGAGCGACGAAGAAGGGCGTGAGTTGTTGACCCTTATGGGGATGCCTTTTCGCAAATAAAAAGGTTCTAAGGAGGGAGTTTTGGCCAAGACATCATTACGCATGAAAGCGCAGCGTAAGCCTAAATTCAGCGTAAGAGCATATAACCGGTGTCCTTTATGCGGGAGACCGCGTGCGTTTATCCGCAAATTTGGCATATGCCGCATCTGTTTTCGTAATATGGCATCTTTAGGTAAGCTGCCGGGAGTGGTGAAATCAAGCTGGTAGGACTCCCATGCGGATGACTACCTCCTTATAGCGTAAATCAGGCAACGAATTTGAGTTAAACGGAGAGTACAATGGCGATCACCGATCCAATTGCCGACATGCTCACCCGGGTGCGTAATGCCGGGAAGGCAAAACTGAACAGCGTGGATATCCCCGGTTCGAAATTGAAGACAGAGCTTGCAAAAGTGATGAAGAGCGAAGGATATATTCGCAATTATAAATTCATCAAGGACGGCAAGCAAGGTATACTGCGGATCTACTTGAAGTATGGGGATAACCAGTCCCATGTGATTCTTGAAATGAATCGTGTCAGCAAACCCTCCCGCAGGGTTTATGTCAGTGCCAGCGACATTAAGCCAATTTACAATGGACTGGGAGTCGCGATTTTGTCTACCTCGAAAGGAATTCTGACCGATCGACAGGCGAGAAAAGACAATATCGGCGGCGAAATTCTTTGTACAATTTTCTGATCCGGTTTATGCCAACACGGTCTTGATCCATATTCCCAAAATGATTGGATCGGTGCCATATTTCATATTTCCCTGTCGGGAGAGTTAAAGAAAAATTTCTGACGCATAGAGCTGGAACATAGAGGTGGAAAGATGTCTCGAGTAGGAAAGAAGCCAGTCGCCTTGCCCGAAAAGACCACCATCAATTTCAAAGATGGTATGGTGACGGTTCAGGGTAAAAATGGCAAATTGACTCACATGGTTCATCCGGATATCGATCTCAAAATTGAGGCAGACCGGATAGAGGTGGTCTCCAAGACAGAAGACCGGAAGGCAAGTGCCTTACAGGGCATGACCCGTAGTTTGCTGGATAACATGGTCACCGGTGTGAGCAAGGGATACGAACGCGTGCTGGAGATCAATGGAATCGGTTATCGGGCTGAGGCGAAAGGCAAGAGCATTCTTTTCAATCTCGGGTATTCACACCCCATCGATTTTCCGTTGCCGGACGGCGTTTCGGCAACCGTAGAGAAAAACAATATCGTCAAACTGGCCGGTATTGATAAACATCTTCTGGGGCAAACGGCCGCAAGAATTCGACAACTGCGACCACCTGAGCCATACAAAGGCAAGGGCATCAAGTACGCCGAAGAATATATTCAACGCAAGGCCGGAAAAACGGGTACGAAATAATTGTCATATTCGGATGAATGGACACTTAACATCAAATATCTATTAGACGCACTTCATGGTCTAAGATCTTAGCGGGGATCAACATGAGCTCGACAAGTAAAAAAGAAGTCGCCCGATTGAAACGAAAGGCGCGAATTCGGAAAAAAATGAAGGGAACTATGGAGCGTCCGCGGCTTTCGGTGTTTCGAAGCGCGAGGCACATCTACGCGCAAATTGTAGATGATACTGCGGGTGTGACCCTCGTAGCGGCGTCGAGTGTCGAAAGCGCGTTTAAAGAACAATCAAAATTTGAAAACAAAAAAGCGGCTGCCGTATTTGTCGGCAAAATGGTCGCACAGCGCGCCTTGGAAAAGGGAATCAAGCAGGTTGTATTCGATCGCAACGGCTTCCTGTACCATGGCAGGGTCAAGGCCGTTTCAGACGGTGCGCGTGAAGCGGGACTCAATTTTTAGCCGATGGGCATAACGTTATAAGGAGGCAAGCCCTTGTATAAACAAGATGTCGATGAAAACCAATTAATTGACAAGGTCGTGCATATCAGTCGAGTCGCCAAGGTTGTTAAGGGTGGACGTCGCTTCAGTTTTAGTGCCATCGTCGTCGTTGGTGATGGCAAGGGAAGTGTCGGCTGCGGACTTGGAAAAGCCGGTGAGGTGCCAGAGGCCATTCGCAAGGGTGTCGAGAAGGCCAAGAAGAACATGACCACCGTCCCTTTGAAGGAAGGAACCATACCCTTTCAAGTGGTCGGACGTTTCGGTGCAGGTCGGGTTATGTTGAAGCCAGCATCCGAAGGTACCGGCGTGATTGCGGGTGGCGCGGTAAGGGCTGTGCTCGAAGCGGTGGGTATTCAGAATATTTTGACCAAGTGCATGGGGACCAACAATCCGCATAATGTTGTGAAGGCAACCATTGAAGGGTTGCAACAGCTTCAAAGTGAGGAGCAGGTTGCCGCAAGACGCGGGTTGCAGAAACAGGATTTAAGGTAGGGGATTAAAGACATGTCTGGCAAAATCAATATCACCCTTAAAAAAAGCATGGTCGGCCGACCTGAAAAGCATCGTAAAGTGCTTCGTGGTATGGGGCTCACCAGGATCAACAAAACAGTTCAGCTGGAAAATACGCCGGCGATCCGGGGCATGATTGAAAAAGTGTCGCATCTGGTTACGGCTGAGGAGACAAGATAATGAAGTTGCACGAGTTGAAACCCGCCAAAGGAGCGACCAAAAATCGCAAGCGGAAAGGGAGAGGCGTAGCGTCCGGGCAAGGTAAGACCGCTGGGCGTGGAAACAAAGGCCAGAATGCCCGTTCAGGCGGGGGGGCCAGGCCTGGCTTCGAAGGTGGCCAAATGCCGCTTCATAGAAGACTCCCCAAAAGAGGTTTTACCAACATCTTCAAAAAAGAGATGGCAGTCGTCAATCTGAAAGACCTGGAAGGTTTCGATTCCGGTTCTGTGGTAGATTCTGCCACGCTGGTGCGCAATGGGCTCGTCAAGGGCCGGTGGGATGGTGTCAAGCTTTTGGGGCAGGGAGAGATTCGCGTTCCGCTAACGGTTAAATTGAATGCCATCAGCCGCACCGCAAAAGATAAAATCGAGGCGGCCGGCGGGTCCGTAGAGGTCATCTAAATGGTTGGCAGCGGTTTCGGTAATCTTTTTAAAATTCCTGAGTTGCGGCAGCGAATCTTTTTTACTGCGGCACTGCTATCGGTTTACCGCATCGGTGTCTATGTGCCGACGCCGGGTATCAATGCGGGTGCGCTCAAGGATCTTTTCGCGTCCATGCAAGGGACCATATTCGGGGTATTCAATATGTTTACCGGAGGTGCCTTGGAGCAATTATCCGTATTTGCGCTTGGCATCATGCCCTACATCAGTGCGTCCATCATTTTGCAGCTACTCACGGTGGTCATTCCCCACTTGGAAGAGCTGAAAAAAGAAGGTGAGCAAGGTAGAAAAAAGATTACCCAGTATACCCGTTACGGAACAGTTCTTCTCAGCATTATTCAGGGATTTGGCATCGCCGTGGGGTTGGAAGGGCAGTCATCACCCACCGGTGTTGGGGTCGTATTCGATCCAGGCTGGGACTTCAGATTGATGACCGTGATTACCCTGACAGCCGGAACGGCTTTCATTATGTGGCTGGGAGAGCAAATCACAGAAAGAGGGATTGGAAACGGAATATCTCTGATTATTTTTGCCGGCATCGTGGCCCGCATGCCGGCTGCTATCGGCAATACCTTCAGGTTGGTCCAACAAGAAGAGTTTAACATTTTTGGTCTCATTGTTTTGCTCGTACTGATGATTGCCGTTATCGGATTCATTATTTTTGTCGAGCAGGGACAGCGGCGTATTCCCGTGCAATATGCGAAAAGAGTCGTGGGACGGCGTATGTATGGAGGACAAAGTACCCATTTACCGTTAAAAATTAATTCATCCGGCGTCATCCCCCCGATATTCGCCTCTTCAATTTTGATGTTTCCTGCGACCATTGCCCAGTTTGCCGAGGTGGGGTGGCTCAAGAGCATATCGGACGCCGTTCAACCCGGCGGGATTTATTACAACATCGTATTCGTGGGATTTATCGTATTTTTTTGCTACTTTTACACGGCCGTTACATTCAATCCTGTAGATGTGGCTGATAATATGAAAAAAAATGGCGGGTTCATACCTGGAATCAGGCCTGGGAAACGGACAGCGGATTACATTGATCGCGTCTTGACCCGCATCACATTGGGTGGCGCCATTTATGTCTCTGCAGTGTGTGTGTTGCCGACTGTTTTGATTGCACAATTCAATGTACCGTTCTATTTCGGAGGTACCGCATTACTGATCGTTGTCGGAGTGGCCATCGATACCATCGCTCAAATGGAATCGCATATGCTGACGAGACACTATGAAGGCTTTTTGAAAAAAGGCACCATGCGAGGCCGAAGGTGATCGATACGTGCATAATCGCTACTTGGAATTCTATAGATAGGTAAGTCGGCAACCCAAGGGGGGACCATGGCCAAGGAAGAACCAATAAGGGTAGAAGGTGTTGTGCTGGAGACATTGCCGAATGCAATGTTCAAGGTTGAGCTGGAGAACAAACACCAGGTCCTGGCCCATATCAGTGGAAAAATGCGAATGCATTTTATCAAAATCCTGCCCGGAGACAAGGTGACGGTTGAACTTTCTCCTTATGATCTCACCCGAGGAAGAATTACCTATCGGTCGAAATAGACCATGCATCGACCGATGATGGACATGTAAATGAATATCGCTGGACTTAAAGCGCACTCAACATAGGAGCTAAGAACAATGAAGGTCAGGGCATCAGTAAAAAAGATCTGCAGTAAATGTAAGGTTGTTCGCCGCAAGGGCGTTGTGCGGATCATTTGTGTAAACAAAAGACACAAGCAAAGACAAGGTTAAAAGCCTTATTTGAAGGAGGATTCGCTTTGGCACGAATTGCGGGTGTAGATTTACCGAGACGCAAAAGGGTCGAGATCGCGCTGACCTACATATATGGAATTGGTCGGTCGAGATCGAATCTTATTCTGTCACAACTCAACATTGACCCCAATACGCTTACCGACGATCTCACAGATACAGAGGTCAACGATATCCGTAAGGTGATTGACGGCAACTTCAAAGTTGAAGGCGAGTTGCGGACCGAAGTGTCTATGAATATTAAGCGGCTCATGGATCTGGGGTGTTATCGAGGTTTAAGACACCGACGCGGGTTGCCGGTTAATGGACAACGTACCAGCACAAACGCAAGGACCAGAAAAGGGCCCAAACGCTCGGCGGTCAAGAAAAAGGGCGCGGCAAAGAAGAAGTAGCACGCTAACCGTTAAGGGATGTAACAGATGCCAAGAAAAACCCGTACAAAGAAAAAAGAGAAAAAAAATATCGCCAATGGTGTGGTGCATATTCAATCCACCTTCAATAACACCATTATTACCATTACGGATGCGACCGGTAATGTCGTTTCATGGTCGAGCTCCGGCGTTATGGGGTTCAAGGGCTCCCGAAAAAGCACGCCCTTTGCTGCCCAGGTGACTGCGGAAGATGCAGCCAAAAAGGCAATGGAACACGGCATGAGAAATGTTGAAGTCTACGTCAAAGGCCCAGGAGCAGGCCGCGAATCCGCGCTGAGGGCGTTGCAGGCTGCGGGTTTCACCGTTACGATGATCAGGGATGTGACCCCCATTCCGCACAATGGTTGCCGCCCTCCGAAACGTAGAAGGGTATAATTACACCAAGTTGAGATTTGGTCTGAAAATCATTTAGAAAAACACCAAATCCGCTCCATTGCTATAAGGAGGCAATATTGGCACGATATACTGGTTCGGTATGTAGAATATGCCGAAGGGAAAATTTAAAGCTGTTCCTGAAAGGTGATCGTTGTTACTCAGATAAATGTGCGTTCGACAGGCGCAGTTATGCCCCGGGAGAACAGGGACAACGTCGTCGTGGGAAAATATCCGACTATGGCGTTCAGCTGCGAGAGAAGCAAAAGGTCAAACGGATGTATGGCCTTTCCGAGAAGCAGTTTCATTTGAGTTTCGTCGAAGCAGATCGTCAAAAAGGGATTACGGGTACCAATTTGCTCGTACTTTTGGAAAGACGACTGGATAATGTGGTCTATCGCTTAGGTTTTGCTAACTCGAGAAGCCAAGGCAGACATTTTGTCCGGCACAATCATTTTCTGGTCAACGGAAAACAGGTGAATATTCCCTCCTATCTGCTTGCTGTCGGCGATGTCGTCAGTGTTAGGGAAAAAAGCCAGAAAGTACAGGCGATTTGTGATTCGGTAGAAGCTGTCGTCAGGCGAGGCGTCCCCCAGTGGCTGGATCTCGAAAAGGACAAAATGAAAGGCGTTGTCAAGAACCTGCCTGTCCGCGATGATTTGACCATGCCGATGCAGGAACAGCTTATCGTTGAGCTCTATTCCAAGTAGTTTATTGGCTCGTAGATAATGCTCAACTATCATTTACTTCGAGCTCGGCATCAAATTTTTAATATTTTACAGGCTGGAGAATGGGTATGCCATCAAATGAACTTATGTACGTCAACTGGCAAGAGATGATAAAGCCGGAAAAAGTGCAGGTATCCAGCACGAATGAATACGGCAAGTTCGTTTGCGAGCCGCTTGAGCGTGGTTTCGGAACGACCTTGGGTAATTCGCTGCGGCGCATCATTCTCTCTTCCTTATTTGGCGCTGCAATTACATCCGTAAGGATAGACGGCGTTCAACATGAGTTCAGTGTTATCCCCGGCGTTTTAGAAGATGTATCTGAAATCATTTTGAATCTGAAGCAAGTGCGTTTGAAGACAAAAGATTACCAACCGCGCAAGCTGACCTGCAAAGCGAATGGAGAAGGAATTGTCACTGCCGGGCAGTTCGTAAGCCCGGACGGCGCCATAGAAATTCTTAATCCTGAATTACATATCGCCAGTCTATCCCCCGAGGGGAAGTTGGTTATGGAGATGATGGTCAAGGGCGGTAAGGGTTATTCGCTGTCTGAAGCCAACAAGGAAGAAGATGCGCCAATCGGCACCATTCCCATCGATGCGGTATTTTCGCCGATTAAGCGAGTGAATTATGTTGTAGGGAACGCACGTGTTGGACAACGTACAGACTACGACAAGTTGACCCTTGAAGTGTGGACGGATGGTAGTGTTTCACCCGAAGATGCGGTGGCCTACGCGGCAAAGATTTTCAAGGACCAATTATCGATATTCATCAATTTTGACGAGGACGTCGAAGCGGATAGCAGTAAGAAAATGAGTGACGACGAACTGGTTGAATTTAATGACAACCTGTATCGCAGTGTCGACGAACTCGAATTGTCTGTGAGAAGTGCCAATTGTTTGAAGAATGCAGAAATTAATAAAATCTACCAACTCGTACAAAAGACAGAAAACGAGATGCTTAAAACCAAGAATTTCGGGCGAAAATCCTTAAATGAAATCAAAGAGGTTTTGACAGAGATGGGGTTGACGCTGGGTATGAAGCTCGATGGATTCGTACCACCACCCGAAGATACGGCAGAAGAAGAAGGGGAGTTATAGTTGCCATGAGACACAGAAAATCAGGAATCAAGCTCGGCCGTACCACCAGCCACAGGCAGGCCATGTTTCGTAACATGGTGACCTCCTTGTTCAAATATGAGCGCATACGCACCACCGACGTAAAGGCCAAGGAATTGCGCCGTTGGGCTGACCATATCATTACTTTAGCTAAAGTCGGCGATCTGCATGCACGCAGGCAAGTAATGGCGATTGTGCGCGAAAAAGACATTGTACACAAGCTGTTTGAAGACGCCGAAAAGCGGTTTGGGAAAATCAACGGCGGATATACCCGAATTGTTAAAATTGGTACCCGCCCTGGTGATTCAGCACCCGTTTCATTGGTAGAGCTGGTTTCGACAGAGGAAGCCAAGCCAAAAGCCAAGAAAAAGTCCAAATCACCAGAAAAAGTAAAACAACCTGAGCCGGTAAAACAAGAAAAAGAAGATACCGCAGAAGCATCGGCCGCCGCTTCGGCTGATCAAGCATCGACATTGCCGGAAAACACAGAAGAGCCGACTGGCGAAGGCAGCGCCGATGCAGTCGAGGCCTCGCCGGTAAAAGCAGAAACCGATCAGCAAGCCCCACAGGCTGACGCTGAATCAAAAGATGCTGAGGAAGTTACCAAAAAGCAGGAATAATTGCCTAAGCATATGTGTTATGAGGGCTTTCCCCTGAATTTAGACAGGGAAAAGCCCTTTTAGTTTTGACGGCAACGTCCGGTAATGACCCGTTACCGATTCATCTACCCTGCCCCCTTCCGAACCTGCCCCAATGATTCGATCGATGGCAGGTGACTTCAAACACCTCTCCAAG
This Desulfatitalea tepidiphila DNA region includes the following protein-coding sequences:
- the rplR gene encoding 50S ribosomal protein L18: MSSTSKKEVARLKRKARIRKKMKGTMERPRLSVFRSARHIYAQIVDDTAGVTLVAASSVESAFKEQSKFENKKAAAVFVGKMVAQRALEKGIKQVVFDRNGFLYHGRVKAVSDGAREAGLNF
- the rplV gene encoding 50S ribosomal protein L22; the encoded protein is MEVRAVAKYVRISPQKVRLISDAIKGKPVEKALATIKFMPQKAAGIVEKVLRSAVANADQVPDLDIDDLVVGNVTADVGPSLKRFRARARGRGTRIIKRTSHVTVVLTEV
- the rpsQ gene encoding 30S ribosomal protein S17; protein product: MNTRGMKRQVTGTIVSNKMDRTVVVVVERLVKHPLYKKFIRRQHKYMAHDQDNECQIGDRVLITQSRPLSKTKRWRVSRILERAV
- the rplB gene encoding 50S ribosomal protein L2, whose amino-acid sequence is MGIKRVQPTSAGRRFQTFSDYEEISKKSPEKSLIRILKKSGGRNSNGRVTARWRGGGHKRYYRLIDFKRDKDGIPAKVAAIEYDPNRSARIALLHYVDGEKRYILAPAKITVGDFIMSGPEADIKPGNALPLANIPLGTQIHNIELKLGKGGQIVRSAGSFAQLMAKEDPYALVKLPSGEVRMVLLKCKATIGQLGNVEHENLSIGKAGRKRWLGRRPKVRGVAMNPVDHPMGGGEGRSSGGRHPCTPWGIPTKGYRTRNNKSTDRYIVKRRK
- the rpsS gene encoding 30S ribosomal protein S19; the encoded protein is MPRSLKKGPFIEDNLMSKVLIAQESRSNRVIKTWSRRSTIIPEMVGLTLAVHNGRKFLPVFVTENMVGHKLGEFSPTRTFYGHAADKKSKKK
- the rplW gene encoding 50S ribosomal protein L23; the encoded protein is MIDYNIIKRPILTEKTNIQKDQYNQVTFEVDSRANRIEVKRAVEQIFNVKVADIRTMHVEGKFKRRGRILGKRRNWKKAVVKLMPGQRIEFFEGA
- the rpsC gene encoding 30S ribosomal protein S3, translating into MGQKVNPIGLRLGIIKTWESKWYSDKKYADYIQQDFELRNFVKEKLFHAGISRIEIERSAKRIRLRIYTARPGIVIGKKGSEIERLKQELEKKVSQEVLIDIQEVRKPEIDAQLVAENVAMQIERRVAFRRAMKRGVTSALRFGAQGVKIICSGRLGGAEMARTEWYREGRVPLHTLRADIDYGFTEARTTYGAIGVKVFIFKGEILKKEDQQPES
- the rplN gene encoding 50S ribosomal protein L14, whose product is MIQSETRLTVADNSGARVLYCIKVLGGSRRRYASIGDVIVVSVKDAIPNAKVKKGDVHKAVIVRTSKEIRRPDGSYIRFDDNSAVLINNQREPLGTRIFGPVARELRAKRFMKIVSLAPEVL
- the rplX gene encoding 50S ribosomal protein L24 encodes the protein MQRYNCNLKKDDKVKVIAGKDKGKIGKVIKVDRKNERVLVEHVNIAKRHQRPTAQNRQGGIVESEAPLHWSNVMLVCNKCVKPVRVKMQRLDDGKKVRICRKCNEQIDA
- the rplF gene encoding 50S ribosomal protein L6 gives rise to the protein MSRVGKKPVALPEKTTINFKDGMVTVQGKNGKLTHMVHPDIDLKIEADRIEVVSKTEDRKASALQGMTRSLLDNMVTGVSKGYERVLEINGIGYRAEAKGKSILFNLGYSHPIDFPLPDGVSATVEKNNIVKLAGIDKHLLGQTAARIRQLRPPEPYKGKGIKYAEEYIQRKAGKTGTK
- the rplP gene encoding 50S ribosomal protein L16; this translates as MLSPKKVKFRKQQKGKMRGTARRGATLNFGEFGLQAVDCGYISSKQIEAARIAMTRHVKRGGKIWIRIFPDKPVTKKPAEVRMGKGKGAPEGWVAVIRPGRVLYEMSGISREMAQEALRLAAHKLTIKTRFVERSEVI
- a CDS encoding type Z 30S ribosomal protein S14, with protein sequence MAKTSLRMKAQRKPKFSVRAYNRCPLCGRPRAFIRKFGICRICFRNMASLGKLPGVVKSSW
- the rpmC gene encoding 50S ribosomal protein L29 — protein: MKVEDIRTLSQDEMRQKLTDLRKELFNLRFQHGIGQLENPRKIKLIQKDIARIFTVLGEMARNPKQMDN
- the rplE gene encoding 50S ribosomal protein L5 — protein: MSQLQKQYQEQIAPKLKENFEYTNVHQIPKIDKVVLNMGLGEAIQNIKILDSAVEELMAIAGQRPVVTRAKKSIAAFKLREGMPIGCMVTLRGKRMFDFLDKLINVALPRVRDFRGISPKAFDGAGNYSLGVREHIIFPEIDYDKIDNIKGMNITIVTTAKSDEEGRELLTLMGMPFRK
- the rpsH gene encoding 30S ribosomal protein S8 codes for the protein MAITDPIADMLTRVRNAGKAKLNSVDIPGSKLKTELAKVMKSEGYIRNYKFIKDGKQGILRIYLKYGDNQSHVILEMNRVSKPSRRVYVSASDIKPIYNGLGVAILSTSKGILTDRQARKDNIGGEILCTIF